Genomic segment of Malus domestica chromosome 15, GDT2T_hap1:
TCACGAACCCATCAAACCCATTGGGCACCACAATGACCAGAAACGAACTCTACCTCCTCCTTTCCTTCGTTGAAGACAAGGGCATCCACCTCATTAGCGATGAAATTTACTCCGGCACAGCTTTTAGCTCCCCATCCTTTATAAGCGTCATGGAAGTTCTCAAAGATAGGAACTGTGATGAGAATTCCGAAGTTTGGCAGCGAGTTCACGTTGTCTATAGCCTCTCTAAGGATCTTGGCCTTCCGGGTTTTCGAGTTGGCGCCATCTACTCCAACGACGACATGGTTGTGGCCGCCGCTACAAAAATGTCAAGCTTTGGTCTTGTTTCTTCTCAAACTCAGCACCTTCTCTCCGCCATGCTATCCGACAAAAAACTCACTAAGAACTACATAGCCGAGAACCACAAAAGACTCAAACAACGTCAGAAAAAGCTCGTCTCCGGCCTTCAGAAATCTGGCATTAGCTGCCTCAACGGCAATGCTGGCTTGTTCTGTTGGGTGGATATGAGGCACTTGCTTAGGTCCAACACCTTTGAAGCCGAAATGGAGCTCTGGAAAAAGATTGTATACGAAGTTCACCTCAATATATCTCCTGGATCGTCTTGTCATTGCACGGAACCTGGTTGGTTCCGTGTCTGCTTTGCCAACTTGCCCGAGAGAACTCTGGACTTGGCAATGCAGAGACTGAAGGCATTTGTGGGGGAGTATTACAACGTCCCTGAGGTCAATGGCGGCAGCCAAAGCAGCCATTTAAGCCACTCAAGAAGACAGTCGCTCACAAAGTGGGTTTCCCGGCTATCCTTCGATGACCGCGGTCCTATTCCCGGTAGATGAAAGGTAGCCTGGTCTGAGTACAAGAAACCGCTAAGGAAAATTACATTTTAGACCAAACATTTTTTCTGCCAAAAAGTTaattggttgaatttttttttcgttttagtttttttttttctccgaATGTAGAGAAGTGCACACGGTCCGTGTTTGGGGATGTGAAGTGGCTTTCGCTTCATTTGTAAAAagggtgtgttatccacataCCCTATTTGACTTCTCACATACCTTTTGATTATTTCTGTcccttgatcttctttaattcatccgattggacgaccgaaaattaaaaaagtgtgtgagaagtaaaatggggtgtgtggatatcacacccctttgtAAAACTAGTTTTGGTGATTGTGTGGCACCAAATTTCCTTTATGTCTTCGAAAACAAAAATTACTCCATTGTGATTATGATGCATTATTGATTCTATACAATGTGATTAGTGTATCATGTATATTCTATTCTAGCGCGAACTCCCATAATCATATTGTTCACTCCCTAAATTCGTCATGGGTATCGCAGacatgccaagaatttactcgAACAGGGAACTGGCGGGTTGCGagcgtgccactactagatgctGCTAGTAGACGAGATTTGAATGGTTGAGATTGCACCTGAGTTCGACTTCTAAccaagagattgtgccattgaATGGGAGTGGCTCAAATCAAGGTTCTTTCTTTgccttaaagataaggatttTACTTATGTGGAGAAATGCAACAACATGAAAATGACAAGGGTGAGGAAAGTAAATGACTGGTATTGTAGATTGCTTGTAAAGTAAATGACTAGAAATGAGTTGTACATAAACTACAAAGGAGATCGATACTATCGGGTGAGTAGCGGAGCTAATAAACTAGACAAAAAATATCTTTTCTAAGGAAAATATTGCTAAAAGAACTGGGATCTGGGTTGATTAcagcttttggatgcaaatctggcttgaaaGCAGAGtttggttgtttgtttgtttgattggttgagtgtcgtTCTCTCTGGGGcctctttttccttttataGGCGAATTAGCCCGACTGCTGTGACTTTGCTCTTGCCTGAAAGCACttggagggtagtgagtcatcaactttttacttgtattgccactgaaaagtttttttttttgggctgaTTATGAGTTAGTCCCCATCACTTGACATTTAAAATCATAAGCACATGGCCTATGCATTAATGGGAAGGCGCCAATTTGTCTCTGGGCTTGATGCTTGGGCTTCGGGCAAGTCTCCCTTTAGTTGGTATATCCAGGCTTCCACACACTTGCAacccaatgttcaaatattaaccgaaacagtgccccctttaaTCATTGTTGAGGCTATAATCCCAAGCGCTAATAATGATTAAATAGCCGTCGCACGCCTTCTCTCGGGACTTACACCATTTAAAGCAATCGTTTGCTAACTAAAACCTTTGCACTAATCCATGAATTCCACTGTTAATTAACCACTTATTATATAATCCTCACTTAACCTCTTCAGCAAATCATTTTAACCATTTCAAGCGTTCGAACTCTTAGAAATTCCAGTACGTTCTTGCCTTCTCAATTCTTGCCCCCTAATTCCAACTTTTCCTTCTATCTTCTTCTCAAA
This window contains:
- the LOC103405045 gene encoding 1-aminocyclopropane-1-carboxylate synthase (The RefSeq protein has 1 substitution compared to this genomic sequence), which gives rise to MRMLSRNATFNSHGQDSSYFLGWQEYEKNPYHEVHNTNGIIQMGLAENQLCFDLLESWLAKNPEAAAFKKNGESIFAELALFQDYHGLPAFKKAMVDFMAEIRGNKVTFDPNHLVLTAGATSANETFIFCLADPGEAVLIPTPYYPGFDRDLKWRTGVEIVPIHCTSSNGFQITETALEEAYQEAEKRNLRVKGVLVTNPSNPLGTTMTRNELYLLLSFVEDKGIHLISDEIYSGTAFSSPSFISVMEVLKDRNCDENSEVWQRVHVVYSLSKDLGLPGFRVGAIYSNDDMVVAAATKMSSFGLVSSQTQHLLSAMLSDKKLTKNYIAENHKRLKQRQKKLVSGLQKSGISCLNGNAGLFCWVDMRHLLRSNTFEAEMELWKKIVYEVHLNISPGSSCHCTEPGWFRVCFANLPERTLDLAMQRLKAFVGEYYNVPEVNGGSQSSHLSHSRRQSLTKWVSRLSFDDRSPIPGR
- the LOC103405045 gene encoding 1-aminocyclopropane-1-carboxylate synthase isoform X1, whose translation is MRMLSRNATFNSHGQDSSYFLGWQEYEKNPYHEVHNTNGIIQMGLAENQNPEAAAFKKNGESIFAELALFQDYHGLPAFKKAMVDFMAEIRGNKVTFDPNHLVLTAGATSANETFIFCLADPGEAVLIPTPYYPGFDRDLKWRTGVEIVPIHCTSSNGFQITETALEEAYQEAEKRNLRVKGVLVTNPSNPLGTTMTRNELYLLLSFVEDKGIHLISDEIYSGTAFSSPSFISVMEVLKDRNCDENSEVWQRVHVVYSLSKDLGLPGFRVGAIYSNDDMVVAAATKMSSFGLVSSQTQHLLSAMLSDKKLTKNYIAENHKRLKQRQKKLVSGLQKSGISCLNGNAGLFCWVDMRHLLRSNTFEAEMELWKKIVYEVHLNISPGSSCHCTEPGWFRVCFANLPERTLDLAMQRLKAFVGEYYNVPEVNGGSQSSHLSHSRRQSLTKWVSRLSFDDRGPIPGR